The Methanosphaera stadtmanae DSM 3091 genome includes a window with the following:
- a CDS encoding aldo/keto reductase produces the protein MKYRTLGKTGIKSSILGFGAMRLPTIDNNPEHVDINETEMMIEYAINHGVNIFDTAWVYHTTDRSKPGVSETILGDILSRGFYDKVHISTKMPSWEIKSWEYFDTTLDKQLERLKTDTIDLFFVHSIKDSFYENIKEGGLYEFVDRAISDGRIKHVCFSTHGSYELLNQILDDYDKWECVLTQLNYLDETDNTGLRGVEKINKLGLGTIIMEPLRGGKLAQKQPSTVQEIFKKSSKSYTPLEWAFNYLWDKKEVNCVLSGMSSLEQVKENIKLVDKTEIGILSDDDKKILRQVKEEYDNLNHIKCTSCNYCMPCPHGVNIPKCFREYNMDLLGDETINSIQYKFHMHEDRQAHNCVNCKKCIESCPQSINIPKELKVVEKHFGA, from the coding sequence ATGAAATATAGAACTTTAGGAAAAACAGGTATTAAATCATCAATTTTAGGTTTTGGTGCAATGAGACTACCAACTATTGATAATAATCCAGAACATGTTGATATTAACGAAACAGAGATGATGATTGAATATGCTATAAATCATGGTGTAAACATATTTGACACAGCATGGGTATACCATACAACAGATAGAAGTAAACCTGGAGTTAGTGAAACAATTCTTGGAGATATACTCTCTAGAGGATTTTATGACAAAGTTCACATATCAACAAAAATGCCTTCATGGGAAATAAAATCATGGGAATACTTTGATACAACACTTGATAAACAATTAGAACGTTTAAAAACAGATACTATTGATTTATTTTTTGTTCATTCAATAAAAGATTCATTCTATGAAAATATTAAAGAAGGTGGATTGTATGAATTTGTTGATAGAGCTATAAGTGATGGAAGAATAAAACATGTGTGTTTTTCAACACATGGATCTTATGAATTATTAAATCAAATACTTGATGATTATGATAAATGGGAATGTGTACTAACACAATTAAATTATCTTGATGAAACTGATAATACTGGCTTAAGAGGTGTTGAAAAAATAAATAAATTAGGTTTGGGAACAATTATAATGGAACCATTACGTGGTGGAAAATTAGCACAAAAACAACCCTCAACAGTTCAAGAAATATTCAAAAAATCCTCAAAATCATACACCCCTCTTGAATGGGCTTTTAACTATTTATGGGATAAAAAAGAAGTTAACTGTGTTTTAAGTGGTATGTCTTCATTAGAACAAGTAAAAGAAAATATTAAACTAGTTGATAAGACAGAAATTGGAATATTATCAGATGATGATAAGAAAATATTAAGACAAGTAAAAGAAGAATATGATAATTTAAATCATATTAAATGTACATCCTGTAACTACTGTATGCCTTGTCCACATGGCGTTAATATTCCTAAATGTTTTAGAGAGTATAATATGGATTTACTTGGAGATGAAACTATTAATTCAATTCAATATAAATTTCACATGCACGAAGATAGACAGGCACATAACTGTGTAAATTGTAAAAAATGTATAGAATCATGTCCACAATCAATTAATATTCCTAAAGAATTAAAGGTAGTAGAAAAACATTTTGGAGCTTAA
- the pyrI gene encoding aspartate carbamoyltransferase regulatory subunit, which yields MTKSELKVKRIKNGTVIDHITANRSLNILNMLKLPDDETAIMVAINVESSDMGRKDIIKIEGRELSQDEVDKLVLLAPQATLNIIRDYQNIRKSHLHLMDEITDVVTCSNPNCITNSNEPIQKRFAVQNKQPITLRCYYCERTMEYDDIESQF from the coding sequence ATGACAAAATCTGAATTAAAAGTTAAAAGAATTAAAAATGGAACAGTAATTGATCATATTACTGCTAACCGTTCATTAAATATTTTAAACATGCTTAAATTACCAGATGATGAAACAGCTATTATGGTTGCTATTAATGTTGAATCATCAGATATGGGACGTAAAGATATAATTAAAATTGAAGGAAGAGAATTATCACAAGATGAAGTTGATAAGTTAGTTCTTCTAGCACCTCAAGCAACACTCAATATTATTAGGGATTATCAAAATATTAGAAAATCCCACTTACATCTTATGGATGAAATTACTGATGTAGTCACATGTAGTAATCCAAATTGTATAACAAATTCCAATGAACCAATACAAAAGAGATTTGCTGTACAAAATAAGCAACCTATTACACTTAGATGTTATTATTGTGAAAGAACTATGGAATATGATGATATAGAATCACAATTTTAG
- a CDS encoding secondary thiamine-phosphate synthase enzyme YjbQ, with protein MSIIHKTISINTNNDIELIDITEDIQSILRSHEIHNGIINISTKHTTSAIVINENENGLKKDYINFLREIVPKKEYYHDLIDNNARSHLMALFTTANQTLPIIDSMINLGTWQSIFFVELDGPRRNRVINITIMGE; from the coding sequence ATGTCAATAATACATAAAACAATAAGTATCAACACAAATAATGATATTGAATTAATAGATATTACAGAAGATATTCAAAGTATTCTTAGAAGTCATGAAATTCATAATGGAATAATTAACATATCCACTAAACATACAACTTCAGCCATTGTTATTAATGAAAATGAGAATGGTTTAAAAAAAGATTATATTAACTTTCTTAGAGAAATAGTTCCAAAAAAAGAATATTATCATGATTTAATAGATAATAATGCAAGAAGTCATCTGATGGCTCTGTTTACCACAGCTAATCAAACATTACCAATAATTGATAGTATGATTAATTTAGGTACATGGCAGAGTATATTTTTTGTTGAACTTGATGGTCCACGAAGAAATCGGGTTATTAACATAACAATAATGGGAGAATAA